The Prinia subflava isolate CZ2003 ecotype Zambia chromosome 18, Cam_Psub_1.2, whole genome shotgun sequence genome has a window encoding:
- the LOC134559933 gene encoding uncharacterized protein LOC134559933 isoform X2 produces the protein MASNYRKPGLGTAQRKKSGLKPELTEEQKQEIREAFDLFDTDGSGSIDIKELKVAMRALGFEPKKEEIKKMIADIDKEGSGTINFEDFLAMMTQKMSEKDSKEEILKAFRLFDDDGTGKISFKNLKRVAKELGENLTDEELQEMIDEADRDGDGEVSEQEFLRIMKKTSLY, from the exons ATG GCATCCAACTATAGAAAACCTGGCTTAGGAACAGCCCAGCGGAAGAAAAGTGGCTTGAAACCTGAACTTACAGAAGAGCAAAAGCAGGAGATCAGAGAAGCTTTTGATTTGTTTGACACTGATGGATCTGGAAGCATCGACATAAAAGAACTGAAg GTTGCAATGCGTGCCTTGGGCTTTGAGCCAAAGAAGGAAGAGATTAAGAAGATGATAGCAGACATTGACAAGGAAGGAAGTGGCACCATCAACTTTGAAGACTTTTTGGCTATGATGACACAAAAAATG AGtgaaaaggattcaaaagaagAAATCCTGAAAGCTTTCAGATTATTTGATGATGATGGCACAGGAAAAATTTCATTCAAAAACTTGAAAAGGGTTgccaaggagctgggagaaaaTTTAACAGATGAAGAACTTCAG GAAATGATTGATGAAGCTGATCGAGATGGAGATGGGGAAGTAAGTGAGCAAGAATTTTTGAGAATCATGAAGAAAACTAGCTTATACTAA
- the LOC134559933 gene encoding uncharacterized protein LOC134559933 isoform X1 gives MQKASNYRKPGLGTAQRKKSGLKPELTEEQKQEIREAFDLFDTDGSGSIDIKELKVAMRALGFEPKKEEIKKMIADIDKEGSGTINFEDFLAMMTQKMSEKDSKEEILKAFRLFDDDGTGKISFKNLKRVAKELGENLTDEELQEMIDEADRDGDGEVSEQEFLRIMKKTSLY, from the exons ATGCAGAAG GCATCCAACTATAGAAAACCTGGCTTAGGAACAGCCCAGCGGAAGAAAAGTGGCTTGAAACCTGAACTTACAGAAGAGCAAAAGCAGGAGATCAGAGAAGCTTTTGATTTGTTTGACACTGATGGATCTGGAAGCATCGACATAAAAGAACTGAAg GTTGCAATGCGTGCCTTGGGCTTTGAGCCAAAGAAGGAAGAGATTAAGAAGATGATAGCAGACATTGACAAGGAAGGAAGTGGCACCATCAACTTTGAAGACTTTTTGGCTATGATGACACAAAAAATG AGtgaaaaggattcaaaagaagAAATCCTGAAAGCTTTCAGATTATTTGATGATGATGGCACAGGAAAAATTTCATTCAAAAACTTGAAAAGGGTTgccaaggagctgggagaaaaTTTAACAGATGAAGAACTTCAG GAAATGATTGATGAAGCTGATCGAGATGGAGATGGGGAAGTAAGTGAGCAAGAATTTTTGAGAATCATGAAGAAAACTAGCTTATACTAA
- the BBS12 gene encoding Bardet-Biedl syndrome 12 protein isoform X2 translates to MRRCVSCAKQNQACREQMLPMAFRVVNARRHIGLQQLSSLASTGRTFLGPMKSHKFIVDEITNESSLICSAVRLMESLDLTSAVGQLLNETIQAQNKEFKTGMSTLLFLVGAWSNAVVECLQQNVPVPAIVSVMSEGLNSCCERIQCLQISIQDVKRELCSSRARPKAFECKTGQVGCDGLTNPWNLLCFQRDKSATEETMPINSCSHQRDDCNFNKCLVSPLAGFGSVASVVKAVSDKSSSVLSGSGVTASSSITRNLTHSRHFSTLGKSRFSSQQGNFQGYPSRPSADLCGCCGLGHLAMALSHGNQTSVKLLQSIAAYQQERAECSGSSQINIAEIVTCCVLGLPESYSCVSPGFVTLVSPEQATVIKHFADKPLRILLMDGDLTEQYRHLGFNRSHNVRTILEHPNPQGGRVGDVWLSRMSDILVSFEINLVLVKGNVCKSFMERCIASRILVIGCVARDVLRAFGAATGAQAVTYLSQLNEASCVGNGAWAELWKASDGRTVELGELMPARISAGGIPLLTAVLTTALPSKVQLLQDQFWTLLYRLHQALKDGKVFPGGGAVELLCLSHIQALAEKLGQPGNDRVVRELPSPWLAEYKSIVLQALASGWKQYLSVVLCNTAKASSELEAGASVDHHLQKAVACGSPSAYILEEFRRGGVLRGGSDPFPDQVTDLKVCDNVAAKTEAWRRALDLVLLVLQTDAEIITGPRRNQILNSPVSSEFMFL, encoded by the exons ATGCGGAGGTGTGTGAGCTGTGCCAAGCAGAACCAGGCATGCCGCGAGCAG ATGCTGCCCATGGCTTTCAGGGTTGTGAATGCCCGGAGACACATTGGACTCCAGCAACTCTCATCCTTAGCATCCACTGGGAGAACATTCCTGGGGCCAATGAAATCACATAAATTCATTGTGGATGAAATCACTAACGAGAGCTCATTGATCTGTTCTGCTGTTAGACTGATGGAAAGTTTGGATTTGACAAGTGCTGTTGGACAGCTTCTTAATGAAACCATTCAGGCTCAGAACAAGGAGTTTAAGACTGGGATGAGTACCCTGTTGTTCCTGGTTGGAGCATGGAGCAATGCTGTGGTGGAGTGCCTTCAGCAGAACGTTCCTGTTCCAGCAATAGTGTCTGTGATGTCTGAGGGGTTGAACTCTTGCTGTGAGAGAATCCAGTGTCTTCAAATATCAATACAAGATGTAAAGAGAGAGCTGTGTTCCAGCAGAGCTAGGCCAAAGGCTTTTGAATGCAAAACTGGCCAAGTTGGATGTGATGGTCTTACAAATCCTTGgaatttgctgtgttttcagagAGATAAATCTGCAACAGAAGAAACTATGCCAATAAATTCTTGTTCCCATCAAAGAGATGATTGTAATTTTAACAAGTGCCTGGTTTCACCCTTGGCTGGCTTTGGTTCTGTGGCTTCTGTTGTCAAAGCAGTGAGTGACAAAAGTTCATCTGTGCTGTCTGGAAGTGGTGTTACTGCATCCAGCTCTATCACGCGGAATTTAACCCACAGCAGACACTTCAGCACTCTGGGGAAAAGCCGTTTTTCAAGTCAACAAGGTAATTTTCAGGGATACCCTTCAAGACCATCAGCAGATCTGTGTGGATGTTGTGGTTTAGGACACCTGGCAATGGCTCTGAGCCATGGAAACCAGACCAGCGTGAAACTGCTGCAAAGCATTGCTGCTTATCAGCAAGAGAGAGCAGAGTGCAGTGGCTCTTCCCAGATTAATATTGCAGAGATTGTGACGTGCTGTGTGCTGGGCCTGCCTGAGAGCTATTCCTGTGTCTCTCCAGGCTTTGTCACATTAGTGTCACCAGAGCAAGCCACAGTCATCAAACACTTTGCGGACAAACCCCTCCGGATTCTGCTGATGGATGGTGACCTCACGGAGCAGTATCGACACTTAGGTTTTAACAGATCACATAATGTAAGGACCATACTGGAGCATCCCAATCCTCAGGGAGGCAGGGTAGGAGATGTGTGGCTAAGCAGAATGTCAGATATTCTGGTGAGCTTTGAAATAAACCTGGTTTTGGTCAAAGGAAACGTGTGCAAAAGCTTCATGGAAAGGTGCATCGCCAGCAGGATCTTGGTAATTGGCTGTGTGGCTCGGGATGTGCTGCGTGCCTTTGGGGCGGCCACTGGTGCCCAGGCAGTGACGTACCTGAGCCAGCTGAACGAAGCTTCCTGTGTTGGGAATGGGGCCTGGGCGGAGCTGTGGAAGGCCAGCGATGGGCGCACGGTGGAGCTGGGTGAGCTGATGCCAGCGCGGATCAGCGCGGGGGGCATCCCCCTGCTCACGGCCGTGCTCACCACTGCCCTGCCTTCCAAGGTGCAGCTCCTCCAAGACCAGTTCTGGACTTTGCTGTATCGACTCCATCAAGCTCTAAAGGACGGCAAGGTTTTCCCTGGGGGCGGTGCAGTGGAGCTCTTGTGCCTCAGTCACATCCAGGCGCTCGCAGAGAAGCTGGGGCAACCGGGAAATGACAGAGTTGTGAGAGAGCTTCCCAGTCCATGGCTGGCAGAGTATAAATCCAttgtgctccaggcactggcaAGTGGCTGGAAGCAGTACCTCTCCGTGGTCCTGTGTAACACTGCAAAGGCCAGCTCGGAGCTGGAAGCAGGTGCCTCAGTGGATCACCACCTCCAGAAAGCAGTGGCCTGTGGCTCACCCTCAGCTTATATTTTGGAAGAGTTTAGGAGAGGTGGAGTGCTCAGGGGTGGCTCTGATCCCTTCCCTGACCAGGTCACAGATTTAAAGGTTTGTGATAATGTTGCAGCCAAGACAGAGGCGTGGAGGAGAGCTCTGgacctggtgctgctggtgcttcAAACTGATGCTGAAATTATCACAGGCCCCAGAAGGAATCAGATCCTGAACTCACCTGTGTCAAGCgaatttatgtttttatag
- the BBS12 gene encoding Bardet-Biedl syndrome 12 protein isoform X1, with amino-acid sequence MSGRNERGNPPASRLWPMVARRAREGQLREREGGVPRGVPAGAAAVSRQLRVQGSGGSAAPPMLPMAFRVVNARRHIGLQQLSSLASTGRTFLGPMKSHKFIVDEITNESSLICSAVRLMESLDLTSAVGQLLNETIQAQNKEFKTGMSTLLFLVGAWSNAVVECLQQNVPVPAIVSVMSEGLNSCCERIQCLQISIQDVKRELCSSRARPKAFECKTGQVGCDGLTNPWNLLCFQRDKSATEETMPINSCSHQRDDCNFNKCLVSPLAGFGSVASVVKAVSDKSSSVLSGSGVTASSSITRNLTHSRHFSTLGKSRFSSQQGNFQGYPSRPSADLCGCCGLGHLAMALSHGNQTSVKLLQSIAAYQQERAECSGSSQINIAEIVTCCVLGLPESYSCVSPGFVTLVSPEQATVIKHFADKPLRILLMDGDLTEQYRHLGFNRSHNVRTILEHPNPQGGRVGDVWLSRMSDILVSFEINLVLVKGNVCKSFMERCIASRILVIGCVARDVLRAFGAATGAQAVTYLSQLNEASCVGNGAWAELWKASDGRTVELGELMPARISAGGIPLLTAVLTTALPSKVQLLQDQFWTLLYRLHQALKDGKVFPGGGAVELLCLSHIQALAEKLGQPGNDRVVRELPSPWLAEYKSIVLQALASGWKQYLSVVLCNTAKASSELEAGASVDHHLQKAVACGSPSAYILEEFRRGGVLRGGSDPFPDQVTDLKVCDNVAAKTEAWRRALDLVLLVLQTDAEIITGPRRNQILNSPVSSEFMFL; translated from the exons ATGAGCGGGCGGAACGAGCGCGGGAACCCGCCCGCCTCGCGGCTCTGGCCAATGGTGGCGCGGCGTGCCCGTGagggacagctgagggagcGCGAGGGCGGGGTCCCCCGCGGGGTGCCTGCGGGAGCGGCGGCCGTGTCCAGGCAACTGCGTGTCCAGGGaagcggcgggagcgcggccccTCCG ATGCTGCCCATGGCTTTCAGGGTTGTGAATGCCCGGAGACACATTGGACTCCAGCAACTCTCATCCTTAGCATCCACTGGGAGAACATTCCTGGGGCCAATGAAATCACATAAATTCATTGTGGATGAAATCACTAACGAGAGCTCATTGATCTGTTCTGCTGTTAGACTGATGGAAAGTTTGGATTTGACAAGTGCTGTTGGACAGCTTCTTAATGAAACCATTCAGGCTCAGAACAAGGAGTTTAAGACTGGGATGAGTACCCTGTTGTTCCTGGTTGGAGCATGGAGCAATGCTGTGGTGGAGTGCCTTCAGCAGAACGTTCCTGTTCCAGCAATAGTGTCTGTGATGTCTGAGGGGTTGAACTCTTGCTGTGAGAGAATCCAGTGTCTTCAAATATCAATACAAGATGTAAAGAGAGAGCTGTGTTCCAGCAGAGCTAGGCCAAAGGCTTTTGAATGCAAAACTGGCCAAGTTGGATGTGATGGTCTTACAAATCCTTGgaatttgctgtgttttcagagAGATAAATCTGCAACAGAAGAAACTATGCCAATAAATTCTTGTTCCCATCAAAGAGATGATTGTAATTTTAACAAGTGCCTGGTTTCACCCTTGGCTGGCTTTGGTTCTGTGGCTTCTGTTGTCAAAGCAGTGAGTGACAAAAGTTCATCTGTGCTGTCTGGAAGTGGTGTTACTGCATCCAGCTCTATCACGCGGAATTTAACCCACAGCAGACACTTCAGCACTCTGGGGAAAAGCCGTTTTTCAAGTCAACAAGGTAATTTTCAGGGATACCCTTCAAGACCATCAGCAGATCTGTGTGGATGTTGTGGTTTAGGACACCTGGCAATGGCTCTGAGCCATGGAAACCAGACCAGCGTGAAACTGCTGCAAAGCATTGCTGCTTATCAGCAAGAGAGAGCAGAGTGCAGTGGCTCTTCCCAGATTAATATTGCAGAGATTGTGACGTGCTGTGTGCTGGGCCTGCCTGAGAGCTATTCCTGTGTCTCTCCAGGCTTTGTCACATTAGTGTCACCAGAGCAAGCCACAGTCATCAAACACTTTGCGGACAAACCCCTCCGGATTCTGCTGATGGATGGTGACCTCACGGAGCAGTATCGACACTTAGGTTTTAACAGATCACATAATGTAAGGACCATACTGGAGCATCCCAATCCTCAGGGAGGCAGGGTAGGAGATGTGTGGCTAAGCAGAATGTCAGATATTCTGGTGAGCTTTGAAATAAACCTGGTTTTGGTCAAAGGAAACGTGTGCAAAAGCTTCATGGAAAGGTGCATCGCCAGCAGGATCTTGGTAATTGGCTGTGTGGCTCGGGATGTGCTGCGTGCCTTTGGGGCGGCCACTGGTGCCCAGGCAGTGACGTACCTGAGCCAGCTGAACGAAGCTTCCTGTGTTGGGAATGGGGCCTGGGCGGAGCTGTGGAAGGCCAGCGATGGGCGCACGGTGGAGCTGGGTGAGCTGATGCCAGCGCGGATCAGCGCGGGGGGCATCCCCCTGCTCACGGCCGTGCTCACCACTGCCCTGCCTTCCAAGGTGCAGCTCCTCCAAGACCAGTTCTGGACTTTGCTGTATCGACTCCATCAAGCTCTAAAGGACGGCAAGGTTTTCCCTGGGGGCGGTGCAGTGGAGCTCTTGTGCCTCAGTCACATCCAGGCGCTCGCAGAGAAGCTGGGGCAACCGGGAAATGACAGAGTTGTGAGAGAGCTTCCCAGTCCATGGCTGGCAGAGTATAAATCCAttgtgctccaggcactggcaAGTGGCTGGAAGCAGTACCTCTCCGTGGTCCTGTGTAACACTGCAAAGGCCAGCTCGGAGCTGGAAGCAGGTGCCTCAGTGGATCACCACCTCCAGAAAGCAGTGGCCTGTGGCTCACCCTCAGCTTATATTTTGGAAGAGTTTAGGAGAGGTGGAGTGCTCAGGGGTGGCTCTGATCCCTTCCCTGACCAGGTCACAGATTTAAAGGTTTGTGATAATGTTGCAGCCAAGACAGAGGCGTGGAGGAGAGCTCTGgacctggtgctgctggtgcttcAAACTGATGCTGAAATTATCACAGGCCCCAGAAGGAATCAGATCCTGAACTCACCTGTGTCAAGCgaatttatgtttttatag